One window of the Legionellales bacterium genome contains the following:
- the rpmE gene encoding 50S ribosomal protein L31, translating to MKADLHPTYHAVTVTCSCGHSFATRSTHAQEQLHIDVCSQCHPFYTGKQKIVDSGGRVDRFNRKFNMGTRQTAAEAK from the coding sequence ATGAAAGCAGATCTTCATCCAACTTATCATGCTGTTACAGTCACTTGTAGCTGCGGCCATTCATTTGCAACGCGCTCCACGCATGCGCAAGAGCAATTGCATATTGATGTGTGTTCGCAATGTCACCCCTTTTATACTGGTAAGCAAAAAATCGTCGATAGTGGTGGCCGTGTTGATCGTTTTAATCGTAAATTCAATATGGGTACTCGTCAAACAGCCGCAGAAGCTAAATAG